In Corythoichthys intestinalis isolate RoL2023-P3 chromosome 4, ASM3026506v1, whole genome shotgun sequence, a genomic segment contains:
- the si:ch211-261d7.6 gene encoding zinc finger protein 135 isoform X2 produces MDQVPAVEMEDVRAEEQSTATDVTLANSDEPPAEDNEDSKCPTSSQDTELFSCQYCGEAFAEEEAYLSHRHQHPDGKCTMYLEPMDDSDEAVKDEESANSCQLCTVSFDDMNEFRSHMETHCALSSDTNQISGSIKQNSYECPDCGKKYSMLGHYLNHQRTHIQAPKSLFNELEEIQKKSFKCEICGRNYSRASALDAHRRGHEEKLFKCQFRTSKPRTVTVTDKPETKVVQKPTSPTLEKHFRCVCGKTFTALMGLKTHQRFSQNFKCFTQERNGQLRKNVFYCLECRKVFHGHIAWYNHEKWHETHKQDSTERFSCETCGKVFMTQTFYYRHQRMAHSGSAPTKSFVHQVDQLKKKAFECSDCGLKFSRLSALHSHELQHTSAFGETDKFAMQQSPLLNEKETLERKQEVTHQSSHHVLAENVPHDITSERDPNENEPEEGAMESYEPGDFNVLVISASESEDEAIQDINPNLDSGCGSDHEGRDNVPDSNVVSKPELDLKIVQVEFEPTREQRPPAQAAAECNEAKEKFYCAECYRWFTSEASLRSHVVWHKYRKRRLQMKADPRKVPHKRSSTTTLADLRTQGEAQNDDRDVDGIVESKEDSEKYAYRCLTCGKAYMYLLSYQKHLERHNRRTSQNLQTMYSCPMCGKGFYRETRLRGHMLSHMSHEVHRCDQCNKTFDHISLWLDHEELHKTRPFWCLSCSKGFIQEDYLNKHIQRHHLGKYKCNYCSKRFLTSPLLSDHLSSFHASSQKKFTVGSGDESVTEDMLIANVKEEGEPQTCGDTEGSKEQKSGELDKSGEPLKSQGLDQSEASDCGELMQQPSKSLTSPADEISKVEPPQELDGNEQMEKNHDGEQYWEFECFECGMGFEEMSQLHLHYVKHAIGEVPFPDNEV; encoded by the exons ATACTGAGCTGTTCTCTTGCCAATATTGCGGAGAAGCTTTTGCCGAGGAGGAGGCCTACTTGAGTCATCGCCACCAGCACCCCGATGGAAAGTGCACTATGTATTTGGAGCCAATGGACGATTCAGATGAGGCTGTCAAAGATGAGGAAAGTGCTAATTCCTGCCAATTATGCACAGTGTCATTTGATGATATGAATGAATTCAGATCCCACATGGAAACTCACTGTGCTCTATCTTCTGACACCAATCAGATTTCTGGGTCCATAAAGCAGAACTCCTATGAATgccctgattgtgggaaaaagtaTTCCATGTTAGGACACTACCTCAATCATCAACGTACCCACATACAGGCTCCCAAATCTCTATTTAACGAATTAGAAGAAATCCAGAAAAAGTCCTTTAAATGTGAGATTTGTGGACGGAATTATTCCCGTGCATCAGCACTAGATGCCCACCGACGTGGCCACGAAGAAAAGTTGTTCAAATGCCAATTCAGGACTTCAAAACCCAGGACTGTTACCGTTACCGATAAGCCAGAAACCAAGGTGGTTCAAAAGCCGACTAGTCCTACTCTTGAAAAGCATTTCAGATGTGTTTGTGGGAAGACCTTTACTGCTTTGATGGGTTTGAAGACACACCAGCGGTTCAGCCAAAATTTTAAATGCTTTACACAAGAAAGGAATGGACAGCTGAGGAAAAATGTCTTTTACTGTCTGGAATGCAGGAAGGTATTCCATGGCCATATTGCCTGGTACAACCATGAGAAATGGCATGAAACCCATAAGCAAGATTCTACAGAGCGGTTTTCATGTGAGACGTGTGGGAAAGTGTTCATGACCCAGACGTTCTACTACAGACATCAGCGCATGGCTCACAGTGGCAGTGCTCCAACAAAATCTTTTGTCCATCAAGTGGACCAGCTTAAGAAGAAGGCATTTGAATGTTCAGACTGTGGCCTCAAGTTCTCCAGACTGTCAGCGCTTCACTCTCATGAGCTTCAGCACACCAGTGCTTTTGGAGAGACTGATAAATTTGCAATGCAACAATCTCCCCTGCTCAATGAGAAGGAAACTTTGGAaagaaaacaggaagtaactcatCAGTCGAGTCATCATGTTCTGGCAGAGAATGTGCCTCACGATATTACGTCTGAAAGAGACCCAAATGAAAATGAGCCTGAAGAAGGTGCAATGGAAAGTTATGAACCTGGGGACTTTAATGTCCTGGTGATCAGTGCAAGTGAATCAGAAGACGAAGCCATCCAAGACATCAACCCCAACCTCGATTCAGGATGCGGATCTGACCACGAGGGAAGAGACAACGTTCCAGACAGTAATGTTGTTTCAAAACCAGAGCTTGACTTGAAAATTGTACAGGTTGAGTTTGAGCCAACCAGGGAACAGCGACCTCCAGCACAGGCAGCAGCTGAATGCAACGAAGCCAAAGAAAAATTTTATTGTGCAGAATGTTACCGGTGGTTTACTAGTGAGGCATCACTGCGGTCACACGTAGTCTGGCACAAGTATCGTAAGAGGAGACTTCAGATGAAAG CTGACCCGAGAaaagttccacacaaacgcagctCCACAACAACATTGGCTGACTTGCGCACTCAAGGGGAAGCGCAGAATGACGACCGGGACGTTGACGGGATAGTAGAATCTAAGGAAGACTCCGAGAAGTACGCGTACAGGTGCCTGACATGCGGGAAAGCTTATATGTATCTGTTGTCTTATCAAAAGCACCTAGAGCGGCATAACAGGAGGACCTCACAGAACTTGCAAACCATGTACAGCTGCCCCATGTGCGGAAAGGGTTTCTACAGGGAAACCCGTCTCCGCGGTCACATGCTGAGTCACATGTCGCATGAAGTGCACAGGTGCGATCAGTGCAACAAGACCTTTGATCACATCAGTTTGTGGTTGGATCACGAAGAGCTCCATAAAACCAGGCCCTTTTGGTGTCTTAGCTGCTCGAAGGGGTTCATACAAGAAGATTACCTGAATAAACATATACAAAGACACCACCTCGGGAAGTACAAGTGCAACTATTGTTCCAAACGCTTCTTAACATCACCTCTGCTGAGTGATCACCTCAGCAGCTTTCACGCTTCTagtcaaaaaaagtttactgTGGGGTCTGGTGATGAAAGTGTGACAGAAGACATGCTTATTGCAAATGTCAAAGAGGAGGGAGAACCCCAAACTTGTGGAGACACAGAGGGATCAAAGGAGCAAAAATCAGGAGAATTGGACAAATCAGGAGAGCCATTGAAGAGTCAAGGGCTCGACCAGTCAGAGGCGTCTGATTGCGGGGAGCTTATGCAGCAGCCCTCAAAATCATTGACCTCGCCTGCTGATGAAATTTCAAAAGTAGAACCACCACAAGAGCTTGATGGGAATGAGCAAATGGAAAAAAACCATGACGGGGAGCAGTATTGGGAATTTGAATGTTTTGAATGTGGTATGGGCTTCGAGGAAATGTCTCAGCTTCATTTGCATTATGTCAAACATGCCATTGGGGAGGTGCCTTTTCCTGACAATGAAGTGTGA
- the si:ch211-261d7.6 gene encoding zinc finger protein 43 isoform X1, with protein MDQVPAVEMEDVRAEEQSTATDVTLANSDEPPAEDNEDSKCPTSSQDTELFSCQYCGEAFAEEEAYLSHRHQHPDGKCTMYLEPMDDSDEAVKDEESANSCQLCTVSFDDMNEFRSHMETHCALSSDTNQISGSIKQNSYECPDCGKKYSMLGHYLNHQRTHIQAPKSLFNELEEIQKKSFKCEICGRNYSRASALDAHRRGHEEKLFKCQFRTSKPRTVTVTDKPETKVVQKPTSPTLEKHFRCVCGKTFTALMGLKTHQRFSQNFKCFTQERNGQLRKNVFYCLECRKVFHGHIAWYNHEKWHETHKQDSTERFSCETCGKVFMTQTFYYRHQRMAHSGSAPTKSFVHQVDQLKKKAFECSDCGLKFSRLSALHSHELQHTSAFGETDKFAMQQSPLLNEKETLERKQEVTHQSSHHVLAENVPHDITSERDPNENEPEEGAMESYEPGDFNVLVISASESEDEAIQDINPNLDSGCGSDHEGRDNVPDSNVVSKPELDLKIVQVEFEPTREQRPPAQAAAECNEAKEKFYCAECYRWFTSEASLRSHVVWHKYRKRRLQMKGQSVDVYTCNNEARTFAAGHVIEYENDTNQELNQAELLEQKSLTCDICGTNICHLSHQGDKQLLCQNCETSGLINLTSVCSDQPTESILTTTKLYNPKKTLLGPKIYHCEQCGKGFWSLGAFSHHKQSPSQCVDVRLRTGVAQPLHRGRSRSSINVACPVCGRKFRHKGIMTLHMRTHENGNHECEFCNRSFRLFSSLIRHQVVHSELLPPPSKSFQHQVEQLKKNAYSCPDCGKLFSRAKALKFHMKYHGKESGHSPSPPRSNVSQEDLQCVACLKHFSNKASLRTHTKLCIKTEHSRLVCKTENLNNNESVKLSKVNLQDGTVKLSPNLGHEINYAHLENSNVACGIENTSDLKYKCNKCEKRFSIVGALNLHKRVHAKGYKKVAKATLSAAPSEEELRKDYPFPCSECGKRFLSNSALGSHKRWHRNDRLSSFKEELSDSHLADHPMSALQHEPEVGPQSESLNFSTEGSSLAEHSDTSEAGDAQKLIAKNYHCPLCSERFSKAMDLRAHTWQAHSNSTEDIQQSDLGAQNTRVVRVCEIKPENVSTQISKVYASPLNVPNHDCGNKREGTATLPDRKLCSGSKVMVQSLETLAEVSPNFSCLPEPMVKCLFKCGKCGKAFQTEGQLETHKSKAKSRPFGCALCCNGFLTENQLNQHLAWHDQIRFRLPNEVRFRLSAALSAKSVKPAGKTFSPDGPNQPALKQESQSVSKSMPVKKPFQTSSVLETHNCLHCKNAVCACTDPSVTTNDLTALSKHGQASVDDSRWQTDGPAAVLSGHTDALTCLECGATFNQETDLHQHYTKHAQGMY; from the coding sequence ATACTGAGCTGTTCTCTTGCCAATATTGCGGAGAAGCTTTTGCCGAGGAGGAGGCCTACTTGAGTCATCGCCACCAGCACCCCGATGGAAAGTGCACTATGTATTTGGAGCCAATGGACGATTCAGATGAGGCTGTCAAAGATGAGGAAAGTGCTAATTCCTGCCAATTATGCACAGTGTCATTTGATGATATGAATGAATTCAGATCCCACATGGAAACTCACTGTGCTCTATCTTCTGACACCAATCAGATTTCTGGGTCCATAAAGCAGAACTCCTATGAATgccctgattgtgggaaaaagtaTTCCATGTTAGGACACTACCTCAATCATCAACGTACCCACATACAGGCTCCCAAATCTCTATTTAACGAATTAGAAGAAATCCAGAAAAAGTCCTTTAAATGTGAGATTTGTGGACGGAATTATTCCCGTGCATCAGCACTAGATGCCCACCGACGTGGCCACGAAGAAAAGTTGTTCAAATGCCAATTCAGGACTTCAAAACCCAGGACTGTTACCGTTACCGATAAGCCAGAAACCAAGGTGGTTCAAAAGCCGACTAGTCCTACTCTTGAAAAGCATTTCAGATGTGTTTGTGGGAAGACCTTTACTGCTTTGATGGGTTTGAAGACACACCAGCGGTTCAGCCAAAATTTTAAATGCTTTACACAAGAAAGGAATGGACAGCTGAGGAAAAATGTCTTTTACTGTCTGGAATGCAGGAAGGTATTCCATGGCCATATTGCCTGGTACAACCATGAGAAATGGCATGAAACCCATAAGCAAGATTCTACAGAGCGGTTTTCATGTGAGACGTGTGGGAAAGTGTTCATGACCCAGACGTTCTACTACAGACATCAGCGCATGGCTCACAGTGGCAGTGCTCCAACAAAATCTTTTGTCCATCAAGTGGACCAGCTTAAGAAGAAGGCATTTGAATGTTCAGACTGTGGCCTCAAGTTCTCCAGACTGTCAGCGCTTCACTCTCATGAGCTTCAGCACACCAGTGCTTTTGGAGAGACTGATAAATTTGCAATGCAACAATCTCCCCTGCTCAATGAGAAGGAAACTTTGGAaagaaaacaggaagtaactcatCAGTCGAGTCATCATGTTCTGGCAGAGAATGTGCCTCACGATATTACGTCTGAAAGAGACCCAAATGAAAATGAGCCTGAAGAAGGTGCAATGGAAAGTTATGAACCTGGGGACTTTAATGTCCTGGTGATCAGTGCAAGTGAATCAGAAGACGAAGCCATCCAAGACATCAACCCCAACCTCGATTCAGGATGCGGATCTGACCACGAGGGAAGAGACAACGTTCCAGACAGTAATGTTGTTTCAAAACCAGAGCTTGACTTGAAAATTGTACAGGTTGAGTTTGAGCCAACCAGGGAACAGCGACCTCCAGCACAGGCAGCAGCTGAATGCAACGAAGCCAAAGAAAAATTTTATTGTGCAGAATGTTACCGGTGGTTTACTAGTGAGGCATCACTGCGGTCACACGTAGTCTGGCACAAGTATCGTAAGAGGAGACTTCAGATGAAAGGTCAGTCAGTAGATGTTTATACATGTAACAATGAAGCTCGTACTTTTGCAGCTGGTCATGTTATAGAATATGAGAATGATACTAACCAAGAATTAAACCAGGCAGAGTTATTAGAGCAGAAATCTCTGACATGTGACATATGTGGTACCAATATTTGTCATTTGTCCCATCAAGGTGATAAACAATTACTGTGCCAAAATTGTGAGACGTCTGGTTTGATAAACCTCACCAGCGTCTGCTCAGACCAGCcaacagagagcattttgacgaCAACAAAACTATATAATCCCAAAAAAACTCTTTTAGGCCCCAAGATTTACCATTGTGAGCAATGTGGGAAAGGTTTTTGGTCTTTAGGAGCTTTCTCGCATCATAAGCAAAGTCCAAGTCAGTGTGTAGATGTGAGGCTTAGAACTGGTGTTGCACAGCCGTTACATCGTGGACGTTCACGCTCCAGCATAAATGTTGCTTGCCCTGTGTGCGGTAGAAAGTTCAGACATAAGGGAATTATGACGTTGCACATGCGTACCCATGAAAATGGAAATCATGAGTGTGAGTTCTGCAACAGATCTTTCCGTCTTTTTTCTAGTCTTATCAGACATCAAGTTGTGCATAGTGAACTCCTCCCGCCACCGAGTAAGTCTTTCCAACATCAGGTAGAGCAGCTGAAAAAGAATGCGTACAGCTGCCCTGACTGCGGGAAGCTTTTTTCCCGCGCCAAAGCACTTAAGTTCCATATGAAGTATCACGGAAAGGAGAGTGGGCATTCGCCCTCACCACCGAGGTCAAATGTTAGTCAGGAGGACCTTCAATGTGTCGCATGCCTCAAACATTTCAGCAACAAGGCCTCATTGCGGACGCACACAAAGTTGTGCATTAAAACAGAGCATTCTAGATTGGTTTGTAAAACAGAAAACCTAAATAATAATGAGTCAGTGAAATTGTCTAAAGTAAACTTGCAAGACGGCACGGTCAAGTTATCACCTAATTTAGGTCATGAAATTAATTACGCGCATTTGGAAAATTCAAATGTTGCGTGTGGCATAGAAAACACCAGTGATTTGAAATACAAATGCAACAAGTgtgaaaaaagattttcaattgTTGGAGCTTTGAACTTGCATAAAAGAGTTCACGCAAAGGGATACAAAAAAGTAGCTAAAGCTACTTTGTCCGCAGCGCCAAGCGAGGAAGAGTTGAGGAAAGATTATCCCTTTCCCTGCTCAGAATGTGGGAAGCGATTTTTGTCTAACTCTGCTCTCGGCTCTCATAAACGTTGGCACAGAAACGATAGACTTTCCTCTTTTAAAGAAGAACTTTCCGATAGCCATTTGGCTGATCATCCAATGTCCGCACTGCAGCATGAACCTGAAGTAGGACCGCAGAGTGAATCCTTAAACTTTAGTACAGAAGGCTCTTCTTTAGCAGAACATAGTGACACCTCTGAAGCTGGAGATGCTCAGAAGCTGATTGCTAAAAATTACCATTGTCCCCTCTGCTCGGAACGCTTTTCCAAAGCTATGGACCTTCGTGCCCATACATGGCAAGCCCACTCCAACAGTACCGAAGACATACAACAGAGTGACTTGGGCGCTCAAAACACACGAGTGGTCAGAGTCTGTGAAATAAAGCCTGAAAATGTTTCCACACAAATAAGCAAAGTCTATGCATCGCCTCTGAATGTCCCAAATCATGACTGTGGAAATAAGCGTGAAGGTACTGCCACACTTCCTGACCGTAAATTATGTTCAGGGTCTAAAGTTATGGTGCAATCTCTCGAGACCTTAGCTGAGGTCTCACCTAACTTTAGTTGCCTTCCAGAGCCAATGGTCAAATGCCTTTTCAAGTGCGGAAAATGCGGCAAGGCCTTCCAGACTGAGGGGCAGTTAGAAACACACAAGAGTAAGGCAAAGAGTCGCCCTTTTGGTTGCGCCTTGTGCTGCAATGGCTTTTTAACAGAGAATCAACTAAATCAACACCTAGCGTGGCACGATCAGATTCGATTTCGGCTTCCTAATGAGGTTCGCTTTCGCCTTAGCGCTGCTTTGAGCGCAAAGTCTGTCAAACCAGCAGGGAAGACTTTTTCTCCTGACGGGCCAAACCAACCTGCTCTGAAGCAAGAGAgccagtcagtcagtaaaagcaTGCCTGTTAAAAAACCCTTTCAAACGTCGTCCGTGTTAGAAACCCACAATTGCTTGCATTGTAAAAATGCTGTGTGTGCTTGCACTGACCCTTCTGTTACCACCAACGACTTAACGGCACTTTCTAAACATGGCCAAGCGTCTGTTGATGATAGCAGATGGCAAACTGATGGCCCTGCTGCTGTTTTATCAGGACATACAGATGCACTTACTTGTCTTGAATGTGGAGCTACTTTTAATCAGGAAACTGATTTGCACCAGCACTATACGAAACATGCGCAAGGCATGTATTAA